The proteins below come from a single Ictidomys tridecemlineatus isolate mIctTri1 chromosome 8, mIctTri1.hap1, whole genome shotgun sequence genomic window:
- the C8H6orf132 gene encoding uncharacterized protein C6orf132 homolog, producing the protein MKKNQTVQGTFSKLFGKKHANPAATSLYATNPPWIFTQEAPEEGTRDFDGIYYGDHRFDTVSESGTATLKARPRVRPLLTFLPLNAQESHGLAVPTPSVPEDFADKEVTGTSSLVNGNLRLYSSVGDLRPEHYGLNLLIPPPPPGPAPGPPQDISQPPGEAPPLPPPFTAPLPPPLRQESPPPPPPSTAPPPPPVLDTLSPPPALSPPSTPTPPDFIPPAPPLAFLAPPPPSLPAPAPPAPVSPHAMGTRHFPPGGVTKWKSEVALNGRQSEAPRTSPPRSPAELKRCQMGPNPEPHLTFPRSFKVPPPTPVRTSSIPIQEAQGAPPEEEGATKKAPSRFPLPPSFHIRPASQVYPDRVPEPDPPKEPRAEAPAPDSPRLSQPATKEQAGTLPPAPPLPPPAPPLPPPAPPLPPGASPLPSAGQAAPPPFRFTKSPKSSSPALKPKPRPPSPQDTSSSEPVDWRDPSQMEKLRSELAAYLCGSRSHKPGPNVTSQDKEGKKGLSQLEEAAPTSLPEKPPLGTPEKSPCSSSVPLPPVDYIPQDAPTPSVRQIRNELEARLSSAADKETKPSITSLPPKPRLEGGRIFENGTVNGKFSKPVPKNPPALSTMPLPATSLQSKDTPVQATPPKATPGPATPPKATSGPATPPKATSGLTTPEPATPPKATPGLTTPEPATPPKATPGLTTPEPATPPKATPGLTTPEPATPPKATPGLTTPEPATPTKVTPGLTTPEPAIPPKATPEPTISSAATTLPIRSSQLMAEKEKTESQESIVSSQPEAKEPISEANRLPTPEAPSSPALLPKMSPNPEEVPFLYKPHRSQNSPSREVAVVMPTLARGGAAESEEKEPQGLPVKPPAPTPPADQLLRHPVTGEVVEQGSPMALLLAARQRAQKGRSGGAALGRSSLPGSLRGHRSHPEASSDSIFYSDGRPNSFTVVPKLPKDAEKDSQLTSAAPPMAPSQWKPPQGRDQEPIHRPMWTKAEPRVPVAWERPAPSNLSHGRLLPKSSSSPPSPSYRRKEEEEEPEFSFEVIPPPPEFSNDPEPPAPAPAPAPAPALQYVGYRGSPARNNFSDLGQPLDAAPRARGFSRFPGALYSGAGGLERFSGGSRSLIKKRLYVGEPPRNPGLPRGAPGRSLSTPNCFGPAPGGPFGAPGGPEMRRVNSAGRAPPGGLHARRLSQEGAARGAAEAKYKAPSGGGSGGGGADYSFVPATGRSPHNTSHYGSPINTFTVRPGTRHPISYAYSGAHRKATS; encoded by the exons AATGCCCAGGAGAGCCATGGGCTGGCTGTGCCCACCCCTTCTGTCCCAGAAGACTTTGCAGACAAAGAAGTGACAG GTACCAGCTCACTGGTCAATGGCAACCTCCGACTGTACAGCTCTGTGGGTGACCTGAGGCCTGAGCACTATGGCCTTAATCTACTcatccccccacctcccccaggcccagcccctgggCCACCCCAGGACATTTCACAACCTCCAGGGGAGGCCCCACCACTGCCTCCACCTTTCACAGCTCCCCTACCACCGCCTCTGCGGCAggaatccccacccccacccccacccagcacggccccacctccacctccagtCCTGGACACCCTATCCCCCCCACCCGCTCTTTCCCCGCCCTCCACTCCCACCCCTCCTGACTTCATTCCCCCTGCCCCACCACTGGCCTTTCTAGCCCCTCCGCCACCCTCCTTGCCGGCCCCTGCACCCCCAGCTCCAGTGTCTCCTCATGCGATGGGGACTCGTCACTTTCCCCCTGGGGGTGTCACCAAGTGGAAATCAGAGGTAGCACTGAATGGCAGGCAGTCAGAGGCCCCTAGAACCAGTCCCCCCAGGAGCCCTGCTGAGCTAAAAAGGTGCCAAATGGGACCTAACCCAGAGCCCCACCTCACCTTCCCCCGTTCATTCAAAGTGCCTCCCCCAACCCCAGTCAGGACCTCATCTATCCCGATTCAGGAAGCACAAGGGGCTCCCCCAGAGGAAGAGGGGGCTACCAAGAAGGCCCCCAGCCGCTTTCCACTGCCTCCTAGCTTCCACATTCGTCCCGCGTCCCAGGTCTACCCAGACAGAGTCCCTGAGCCAGACCCCCCCAaggagcccagggcagaggcACCAGCACCAGACAGCCCAAGGCTCAGCCAGCCAGCAACCAAGGAACAAGCAGGGACTctacccccagcccctcccctaccccctcctgcaccccccctccctccccctgcaccTCCCCTTCCTCCAGGGGCTTCTCCTTTGCCTTCTGCTGGGCAGGCAGCCCCTCCACCTTTCAGGTTTACCAAAAGCCCTAAATCCAGCTCACCTGCTCTCAAACCCAAGCCCAGACCCCCCAGCCCGCAGGACACCTCCTCTTCAGAACCTGTGGACTGGCGGGATCCCAGCCAGATGGAAAAGCTGCGGAGTGAGCTGGCGGCCTATCTCTGTGGCTCCAGGAGTCACAAGCCAGGCCCCAATGTGACCTCTCAGGACAAAGAGGGCAAGAAGGGCCTCAGTCAGCTAGAGGAGGCAGCCCCCACCAGCCTGCCAGAGAAACCCCCCTTAGGCACTCCTGAGAAGAGTCCCTGTAGCAGCAGTGTGCCCCTGCCCCCAGTGGACTACATCCCCCAAGATGCACCAACCCCCAGTGTTCGGCAAATCCGGAATGAGCTGGAGGCCAGGCTGTCCTCAGCTGCAGACAAGGAGACCAAGCCCAGCATCACATCTCTACCACCTAAACCTCGGCTGGAAGGGGGAAGAATTTTTGAAAATGGGACTGTTAATGGCAAATTCTCCAAGCCTGTACCCAAGAATCCACCAGCTCTATCCACCAtgcctcttccagccacatcaCTCCAATCCAAAGACACACCTGTGCAGGCCACACCACCCAAGGCCACACCTGGGCCAGCCACACCACCCAAGGCCACATCTGGGCCAGCCACACCACCCAAGGCCACATCTGGGCTGACCACACCTGAACCAGCCACACCACCCAAGGCCACACCTGGGCTGACCACACCTGAACCAGCCACACCACCCAAGGCCACACCTGGGCTGACCACACCTGAACCAGCCACACCACCCAAGGCCACACCTGGGCTGACCACACCTGAACCAGCCACACCACCCAAGGCCACACCTGGGCTGACCACACCTGAACCAGCCACACCAACCAAGGTCACACCTGGGCTGACCACACCTGAGCCAGCCATACCACCCAAGGCCACACCTGAGCCGACCATATCATCTGCAGCCACAACTCTGCCTATTAGGTCATCCCAACTGATGGCAGAAAAGGAGAAGACAGAATCTCAAGAGAGTATAGTATCCTCCCAGCCAGAAGCCAAGGAGCCCATATCAGAGGCCAATAGGCTGCCCACACCAGAAGCCCCCTCTTCTCCAGCCCTTCTACCAAAGATGTCCCCTAACCCAGAAGAAGTGCCATTTCTCTACAAGCCCCATCGCAGCCAAAACAGCCCTAGCCGCGAGGTTGCTGTGGTGATGCCTACGCTGGCCAGAGGAGGGGCAGCAGAGTCAGAAGAGAAGGAGCCCCAGGGCCTGCCAGTCAAACCCCCTGCCCCAACCCCGCCTGCTGACCAACTCCTCCGAcacccagtgactggggaggtggtggaacagGGCTCCCCCATGGCCCTGCTCTTGGCAGCCAGGCAGAGAGCACAGAAGGGGAGGTCTGGAGGGGCAGCCCTGGGGCGGTCTTCCCTGCCTGGGAGTCTCCGGGGCCACAGGAGCCATCCTGAGGCTAGCTCCGACAGCATCTTCTACAGCGATGGCCGGCCCAACTCCTTCACTGTGGTTCCCAAGTTACCCAAGGACGCTGAGAAGGACTCCCAGCTGACCTCGGCTGCACCGCCCATGGCACCCAGTCAGTGGAAGCCCCCGCAGGGAAGAGACCAAGAGCCAATCCATCGTCCCATGTGGACCAAGGCAGAGCCCCGAGTCCCTGTGGCCTGGGAAAGACCAGCTCCCTCCAACCTCTCCCATGGTCGCCTGCTGCCCAagtcctcctcctctccaccctctccttcctacaggaggaaggaggaggaagaggaaccaGAATTCAGCTTTGAGGTCATCCCACCGCCGCCAGAGTTCAGCAATGACCCCGAGCCCCCCGCCCCGGCccccgccccggccccggccccggccctcCAGTACGTGGGCTACCGGGGGTCCCCAGCACGGAACAACTTTTCAGACTTGGGGCAGCCCCTGGACGCGGCCCCGCGGGCTCGTGGCTTCTCGCGCTTTCCCGGTGCGCTCTACTCCGGGGCCGGGGGCCTGGAGCGCTTTTCGGGCGGGAGCCGTTCGCTCATCAAGAAGCGCCTGTACGTCGGGGAGCCTCCCCGCAACCCCGGGCTGCCCCGTGGCGCCCCCGGCCGCAGCCTGAGCACTCCCAACTGCTTCGGACCGGCGCCCGGAGGGCCCTTCGGGGCGCCCGGAGGCCCGGAGATGCGGCGCGTCAACTCCGCGGGCCGCGCGCCCCCCGGCGGCTTGCACGCGCGCAGGCTGTCCCAGGAGGGCGCTGCCCGGGGCGCCGCGGAGGCCAAGTACAAAGCGCCGAGTGGCGGAGGCAGCGGAGGCGGCGGCGCAGACTACAGCTTCGTCCCTGCTACGGGCAG ATCTCCTCACAACACCTCCCATTATGGAAGCCCCATCAATACATTCACCGTGAGGCCTGGAACCCGTCATCCCATCTCCTATGCCTACTCAGGAGCTCACCGCAAGGCCACATCCTGA